Proteins encoded by one window of Megachile rotundata isolate GNS110a chromosome 10, iyMegRotu1, whole genome shotgun sequence:
- the LOC143265306 gene encoding pancreatic lipase-related protein 2-like, translating to MQDLSENNYPNLILFYLYTNDRCNDSVQIYVGDTDSVRRGQFDPEKPTVFIIHGWANSYLSRICEYIRNAYFEHGEYNIILIDWKGLSTAEYFWVSNRVPKMSKYVASMIDFLETQGMDLSKTTIVGHSLGAHIAGLSSYYAKNKVNYVVALDPAASNFYDKGPGTRVSKENAKHVQVIHTNHILGMYAALGDADFYVNGGKDGSGCFLPVLCPRVRAYEYFAESINHKGFLARKCDNFTDYKLGKCESNEAAYMGGAVPDLNAKGIYHLSTHSKPPFAKY from the exons ATGCAAGACTTAAGCGAAAATAATTATCCGAATCTCATTTTGTTTTATCTGTATACGAACGATAGATGCAACGATTCTGTACAAATATACGTTGGGGACACTGACAGTGTAAGACGCGGTCAATTTGATCCGGAGAAACCAACAGTGTTTATCATCCATGGATGGGCAAACTCTTATCTCAGCCGAATATGCGAATACATTCGCAATG CTTATTTTGAACACGGTGAATACAATATAATCCTAATTGACTGGAAGGGTCTAAGCACAGCTGAATACTTTTGGGTAAGCAATCGAGTCccaaaaatgtccaaatacgTTGCCAGCATGATCGACTTTCTTGAAACGCAAGGAATGGATTTATCTAAGACAACGATAGTAGGTCATTCTCTCGGTGCTCATATTGCTGGACTCTCGTCTTATTACGCAAAGAACAAAGTGAATTACGTTGTTG CCCTAGATCCTGCTGCTTCCAATTTTTATGACAAAGGTCCAGGTACAAGAGTTTCCAAAGAAAATGCAAAGCACGTGCAAGTGATTCATACAAACCACATACTCGGCATGTATGCTGCACTCGGCGATGCCGATTTTTATGTTAATGGCGGAAAAGATGGAAGCGGCTGTTTCCTTCCTGTATTATGTCCTCGTGTACGAGCTTACGAGTACTTCGCCGAATCCATAAACCATAAAGGTTTCCTAGCACGGAAATGCGACAATTTTACTGATTACAAACTCGGTAAATGCGAATCGAACGAAGCTGCTTATATGGGTGGCGCCGTACCAGATTTGAATGCTAAGGGAATTTATCACTTGAGTACGCACTCGAAACCACCGTTCGCAAAGTATTAG
- the LOC105664305 gene encoding lipoprotein lipase isoform X2: protein MAKCQIQAIGKAIGAIANVTHTQPDIYIEDEHGEIVKIDLSLIGSGRSLVVEDLQDLVNFYLYTNETGTDAERLYINDTEAFNSSHFDLSRPTKVATHGWRSSYNASACTLVRDAYLKHGNYNIIVIDWSQLAYYDYVFLSQELPKIAQHISTFLNFLYSQGVDADNVTVVGHSLGAHIAGLSSYYATERAGYIVGLDPAGPLFTLKDERGRISELDGEYVLIIHTTCTIGLCNELGHADFYPNGAILQAGCTNGEVCGHGRAYEYFAESILYNDFPARKCDNYVEFELGLCNSNDIAYMGGAELNSNVTGKYFLNTNSKSLYGKGSI, encoded by the exons atggCCAAATGTCAAATTC AAGCTATAGGAAAGGCAATAGGCGCTATCGCGAATGTGACGCATACTCAACCGGACATTTACATAGAAGACGAGCACGGCGAAATAGTGAAAATAGATTTGAGCTTAATTGGCTCTGGAAGATCTCTAGTCGTAGAAGACTTACAGGACCTCGTCAATTTTTATCTATATACAAACGAAACAGGCACCGATGCTGAAAGATTGTATATTAACGATACCGAGGCTTTCAATAGCAGCCATTTTGATCTGAGCAGACCAACCAAAGTCGCCACTCATGGATGGAGAAGTTCTTACAATGCAAGTGCATGCACTTTGGTTCGGGATG CTTACCTTAAACATGGCAATTACAACATCATCGTAATCGACTGGAGTCAGTTGGCCTACTACGATTACGTATTTTTAAGCCAAGAGCTTCCAAAAATTGCCCAGCACATctctacatttctcaattttctctatTCGCAAGGTGTGGATGCAGATAATGTGACTGTAGTGGGTCATTCATTAGGTGCTCATATAGCGGGTCTTTCATCTTACTATGCCACGGAACGAGCGGGGTACATTGTCG GCTTGGATCCTGCGGGTCCCCTCTTCACCTTGAAAGATGAACGCGGGAGGATCTCCGAACTGGATGGAGAATATGTATTAATAATCCACACAACCTGTACCATCGGCTTGTGTAATGAATTGGGTCATGCTGACTTTTACCCTAACGGTGCCATACTTCAAGCTGGCTGCACAAATGGTGAGGTGTGTGGCCATGGACGAGCTTACGAATACTTTGCTGAATCCATATTGTACAACGATTTTCCGGCTCGAAAGTGCGATAACTACGTTGAATTCGAACTTGGGTTATGCAATTCCAATGATATCGCTTACATGGGTGGCGCCGAACTGAATTCGAACGTTACAGGAAAATATTTCTTGAACACAAATTCGAAATCACTTTACGGAAAGGGCAGCATATAG
- the LOC105664305 gene encoding phospholipase A1 isoform X1 — protein MKLHAAIVLLLIGNAVSSPFNLLQPFEKAIGKAIGAIANVTHTQPDIYIEDEHGEIVKIDLSLIGSGRSLVVEDLQDLVNFYLYTNETGTDAERLYINDTEAFNSSHFDLSRPTKVATHGWRSSYNASACTLVRDAYLKHGNYNIIVIDWSQLAYYDYVFLSQELPKIAQHISTFLNFLYSQGVDADNVTVVGHSLGAHIAGLSSYYATERAGYIVGLDPAGPLFTLKDERGRISELDGEYVLIIHTTCTIGLCNELGHADFYPNGAILQAGCTNGEVCGHGRAYEYFAESILYNDFPARKCDNYVEFELGLCNSNDIAYMGGAELNSNVTGKYFLNTNSKSLYGKGSI, from the exons ATGAAGCTACACGCTGCAATTGTTTTGTTGCTCATTGGCAACGCGGTTAGTTCGCCTTTCAATCTGCTCCAGCCTTTCGAGA AAGCTATAGGAAAGGCAATAGGCGCTATCGCGAATGTGACGCATACTCAACCGGACATTTACATAGAAGACGAGCACGGCGAAATAGTGAAAATAGATTTGAGCTTAATTGGCTCTGGAAGATCTCTAGTCGTAGAAGACTTACAGGACCTCGTCAATTTTTATCTATATACAAACGAAACAGGCACCGATGCTGAAAGATTGTATATTAACGATACCGAGGCTTTCAATAGCAGCCATTTTGATCTGAGCAGACCAACCAAAGTCGCCACTCATGGATGGAGAAGTTCTTACAATGCAAGTGCATGCACTTTGGTTCGGGATG CTTACCTTAAACATGGCAATTACAACATCATCGTAATCGACTGGAGTCAGTTGGCCTACTACGATTACGTATTTTTAAGCCAAGAGCTTCCAAAAATTGCCCAGCACATctctacatttctcaattttctctatTCGCAAGGTGTGGATGCAGATAATGTGACTGTAGTGGGTCATTCATTAGGTGCTCATATAGCGGGTCTTTCATCTTACTATGCCACGGAACGAGCGGGGTACATTGTCG GCTTGGATCCTGCGGGTCCCCTCTTCACCTTGAAAGATGAACGCGGGAGGATCTCCGAACTGGATGGAGAATATGTATTAATAATCCACACAACCTGTACCATCGGCTTGTGTAATGAATTGGGTCATGCTGACTTTTACCCTAACGGTGCCATACTTCAAGCTGGCTGCACAAATGGTGAGGTGTGTGGCCATGGACGAGCTTACGAATACTTTGCTGAATCCATATTGTACAACGATTTTCCGGCTCGAAAGTGCGATAACTACGTTGAATTCGAACTTGGGTTATGCAATTCCAATGATATCGCTTACATGGGTGGCGCCGAACTGAATTCGAACGTTACAGGAAAATATTTCTTGAACACAAATTCGAAATCACTTTACGGAAAGGGCAGCATATAG